One Echeneis naucrates chromosome 1, fEcheNa1.1, whole genome shotgun sequence DNA segment encodes these proteins:
- the mrpl4 gene encoding large ribosomal subunit protein uL4m — translation MFRLSLTVCGRTAAKRLASSFSGQSVLPPNLLLPPNLVDPARLKRPRPPADGSLPLLRKCDADVPAHLSPVQMWVETLESPDSEPLGLAELHPDVFAVPPRLDILHSVETWQRNFKRISHANTKVRAEVRGGGKKPWRQKGSGRARHGSIRSPLWRGGGVSHGPRGPTSYYYMLPMKVRVQGLKVALSSKTTQDYLHIVDSLNIPTPDSQFLLDLIRQRNWGESVLIVDVGEAFPENILQATANLKTVNVIPAVGLNVHSMLKHEAVVLTLDSVRFLEDKLLWHDERFTPLYPFKLPYCDL, via the exons ATGTTTCGTCTGTCTCTGACCGTTTGTGGCCGAACAGCCGCTAAAAGG TTGGCCTCGTCCTTCTCTGGTCAGAGCGTCCTGCCTCCAAACCTCCTGCTGCCCCCCAACCTGGTGGATCCTGCCAGATTAA AGCGTCCTCGTCCTCCAGCTGACGGCTCGCTGCCTCTCCTCAGGAAGTGTGACGCGGATGTTCCGGCTCACCTGAGTCCCGTCCAGATGTGGGTGGAGACTCTGGAGAGTCCTGACAGCGAGCCGCTGGGATTGGCTGAGCTCCACCCGGATGTGTTCGCGGTGCCTCCCAG GCTCGATATTCTGCACAGCGTTGAAACGTGGCAGAGAAATTTCAAGAGAATC AGTCACGCCAACACAAAGGTGagagcagaggtcagaggtggGGGCAAGAAGCCGTGGAGACAGAAGGGAAGCGGAAGAGCTCGACACGGAAGCATCAGATCGCCGCTCTGGAGAGGAG GCGGGGTGTCTCATGGACCCAGAGGGCCGACCAGCTACTACTACATGTTACCCATGAAGGTTCGAGTGCAGGGGCTGAAAGTGGCGCTGAGCTCGAAGACGACGCAG GACTACCTGCACATTGTGGACTCCCTGAACATTCCGACTCCGGACTCTCAGTTCCTGCTGGACCTGATCAGACAGAGAAACTGGGGAGAGTCGGTGCTGATCGTCGATGT AGGTGAAGCGTTTCCTGAAAACATCCTTCAGGCCACAGCGAACCTAAAGACCGTCAACGTCATTCCAGCCGTCG GTCTGAACGTCCACAGCATGCTGAAGCACGAAGCCGTCGTCCTCACGCTGGACTCCGTCAGGTTTCTGGAAGACAAGCTGCTGTGGCACGACGAGCGCTTCACGCCCCTGTATCCGTTCAAACTGCCCTACTGCGACCTGTGA
- the hyls1 gene encoding hydrolethalus syndrome protein 1 homolog produces MDNLDFSEEEIQEQLSILGYKNIPKHRLREFKRDLDELIRRGEWKTFAPSNQTNSTQNHPSTSQPSPPAFTKEKVGQSHFKDSESFFLHAANRGHERQVLTSCQQQGLWDSYAHHSVAPKLQLPSGAPTRLQVEPAPDPDLQDVLDLPFTDSYTSSPGAHRTCFIKRKVLRKHKGQTLVCDESIYSDDSDTASSLEERLAELRLSAHPDSETENEDVSGHSDSCSSEPDRISLSAFESYIRGMTRTQSDGDFRPKPKSFIRPVMSQQTIKKTDPVAKYFQYKQLWEMFKLPGEKDRRALRWEIKERLAFQPPPAKPRRVYVPNTYIVPTEKKRSALRWEIRNDLANGLLPHKFTYRF; encoded by the exons ATGGACAATCTGGATTTCTCAGAAGAAGAAATTCAAGAACAGCTGTCGATCCTCGGCTACAAAAACATCCCAAAACACAGACTGCGTGAATTCAAGCGAG ATCTGGATGAACTCATTCGACGTGGAGAATGGAAAACCTTTGCACCATCTAACCAGACAAACTCTACCCAAAATCATCCATCCACATCTCAGCCAAGTCCTCCAGCCTTCACCAAAGAAAAAG TTGGCCAGAGTCACTTCAAAGACTCTGAGAGCTTTTTCTTACATGCAGCCAACAGAGGCCATGAGAGACAA GTCCTCAccagctgtcagcagcagggACTCTGGGACTCGTACGCTCACCACTCGGTGGCTCCGAAGCTCCAGCTGCCTTCAGGTGCTCCCACCAGGCTGCAGGTGGAGCCGGCGCCAGACCCAGACCTTCAGGACGTCCTAGACCTGCCCTTCACAGACAGCTACACCTCTTCCCCAGGCGCCCACAGGACATGCTTCATCAAGAGAAAAGTCCTCAG GAAACATAAAGGACAAACTCTTGTCTGCGATGAGTCGATCTACAGTGATGACTCAG ACACGGCGAGCTCTCTGGAGGAGCGCCTGGCAGAGCTTCGTCTGTCCGCTCATCCCGACTCTGAGACGGAGAACGAAGACGTCAGCGGTCACAGCGACTCATGCAGCTCTGAGCCCGACCGGATCTCTCTGAGTGCTTTTGAATCCTACATCAGGGGCATG ACTCGGACTCAAAGTGACGGAGACTTCAGGCCTAAACCCAAATCCT tcatCAGACCCGTGATGAGCCAGCAAACCATAAAGAAGACCGACCCCGTGGCCAA ATACTTCCAGTACAAGCAGCTGTGGGAAATGTTCAAGCTTCCAGGAGAGAAGGACCGGAGAGCGCTTCGCTGGGAGATAAAG gaGCGTCTTGCCTTCCAGCCTCCTCCA GCTAAACCTCGGAGAGTCTATGTACCGAACACTTACATCGTGCCGACGGAGAAGAAACGCTCGGCTCTCCGCTGGGAGATCAGGAACGACTTGGCCAATGGCCTCCTTCCTCACAAGTTCACGTATCGGTTCTAG
- the LOC115055970 gene encoding B-cell receptor CD22-like isoform X2, which produces MSFGPNICFSRQRLEGGADMSSTAVASGLIVFVLSVVQGEWTVTYSATQICALKGSTVEINCIYRYPFWVKDQDNEVEQTFWFAKLQNNEPVDLRTDSEYSGRVQYDCGQNDCTLRITDLRESDSAEYKFRFTTNQPGGKYTGSPGVTLSVTGLEVRVKRQSSCLVHKCSESELTCHSSCPLPRPLSYVWYRNGHITTQESQSFKGYFYSKDVISCAVKNHEDSLSPSVCVYGETCKKVNCDRRSICAFKGSSVEISCTYNSHAPAIDTVWFTRPHEPLELEYSDRIEVLHTDRRSTLRIRDLTETDSAQYCFIFRTRYFEWGNSYAGTTLTVTDPDLQVQVVWTSAGPKLVCHSSCFLSGSWFFTWYKNKNVIGGQTSPCFSGPVDPEGSYSCSYEGHHSAPVYAPTVVSLTVSLSGVIMEGRSITLTCSSDANPAAKYRWYKEDQILVLKGPHLVLNNLRSSDSGQYHCTAENELGRRTSGNISINVEYPPKNISVSVSPSAEMVEGSSVNLSCSSDANPAANITWYKEDQILFQGAEGVYHFSSIRSEDGGIYHCRSKNQFGQKTSPALLLDVQYPPKNISVSVSPSAEMVEGSSVNLTCSSDANPAANITWYKEGEDSPKASGQIFTITDLRPEHSGNYYCEVQNTRGRRRSALYLTFRISFWKSAASRTITAFLLVLIVLAVLLWIRRKKSFTQQHQPGERPELNEGPPAAEQQDDLHYSSISFSQNQADVVYSNIRAHPCRETQDDWEEVEYSAVRYNKASSAAGTRHPEDGESFQLYSTVQKRSK; this is translated from the exons tggtCCAGGGTGAATGGACAGTGACTTACTCTGCTACTCAGATCTGTGCCCTCAAAGGATCCACAGTGGAAATAAACTGCATCTACAGATACCCATTCTGGGTAAAGGACCAAGACAATGAAGTTGAGCAAACATTCTGGTTCGCTAAACTGCAGAATAACGAACCTGTAGATCTGAGAACAGACTCTGAATATTCAGGTCGTGTTCAGTATGACTGTGGTCAGAACGACTGCACTCTGAGAATCACAGACCTGAGAGAGAGCGACTCAGCTGAGTACAAGTTCAGGTTCACCACAAACCAACCAGGAGGGAAATACACTGGATCACCTGGAGTCACTTTGTCTGTCACAG gtctTGAGGTGCGGGTGAAACGCCAATCATCATGCCTCGTTCATAAATGCTCAGAATCAGAGCTCACATGTCACAGCAGCTGTCCTCTACCCCGTCCTCTTTCCTACGTCTGGTACAGAAATGGACATATTACGACACAAGAAAGCCAATCTTTTAAAGGTTACTTTTATTCCAAAGATGTAATTTCCTGTGCTGTTAAAAACCACGAGGATTCCCTCTCTCCCTCGGTCT GTGTGTATGGTGAAACCTGCAAAAAAGTGAATTGCGACCGCAGGAGCATCTGTGCCTTTAAAGGCTCCTCAGTCGAAATCTCTTGCACCTACAACAGCCATGCACCTGCCATCGATACAGTCTGGTTCACTCGTCCACATGAGCCTCTTGAGTTGGAGTACTCAGATCGTATTGAGGTTCTTCATACAGACAGACGCTCCACTCTGAGGATCAGAGacctgacagagacagattcaGCCCAGTATTGCTTCATATTCAGAACAAGATACTTTGAATGGGGGAATAGTTACGCTGGTACAACTCTGACTGTCACAG ATCCAGACCTACAGGTCCAGGTGGTCTGGACTTCTGCTGGTCCAAAACTGGTTTgccacagcagctgctttctgtctgGCTCCTGGTTCTTCACCtggtacaaaaataaaaatgtaattggtGGACAAACATCTCCGTGTTTTAGTGGACCAGTGGATCCTGAAGGCAGTTACTCCTGTTCTTATGAAGGTCATCACTCTGCTCCAGTCT ATGCTCCAACGGTGGTCTCTTTGACGGTGAGTCTTTCTGGGGTCATCATGGAGGGACGTTCCATCACTCTGACCTGTAGCAGTGACGCTAACCCAGCAGCTAAATACAGGTGGTACAAGGAGGACCAAATACTGGTCTTGAAGGGACCACATCTTGTCTTGAACAACCTCCGGTCCTCTGACTCTGGACAGTATCACTGCACAGCTGAGAATGAGCTGGGGAGGAGGACGTCTGGAAACATCTCCATTAATGTGGAAT aTCCTCCAAAGAACATCTCTGTGTCAGTGAGTCCCTCTGCTGAGATGGTGGAGGGCAGTTCAGTGAATCTGAGCTGTAGCAGTGATGCTAACCCAGCAGCTAATATCACCTGGTACAAGGAGGACCAAATACTGTTTCAAGGAGCAGAAGGAGTTTATCATTTCAGCTCCATCAGGTCTGAGGACGGCGGGATCTACCACTGCAGGTCTAAGAACCAGTTCGGACAGAAAACCTCTCCAGCTCTTCTATTAGATGTCCAGT ATCCTCCAAAGAACATCTCTGTGTCAGTGAGTCCCTCTGCTGAGATGGTGGAGGGCAGTTCAGTGAATCTGACCTGTAGCAGTGATGCTAACCCAGCAGCTAATATCACCTGGTACAAGGAGGGTGAAGACTCACCAAAAGCTTCAGGACAGATCTTCACCATCACTGACCTCAGACCTGAACACAGTGGGAATTATTACTGTGAGGTCCAGAACACAAGAGGACGTCGGCGCTCCGCCTTATATCTGACTTTTAGAATAT CTTTCTGGAAATCAGCAGCCAGTAGAACAATCACTGCTTTTCTCCTGGTTCTCATCGTCCTCGCTGTCCTCCTCTGGATCAG AAGAAAGAAGTCTTTCACACAACAGCATCAACCTGGAGAAAGACCTGAG CTGAACGAAGGtccaccagcagcagagcagcaggacgACCTTCACTACTCCAGCATCAGTTTCTCACAGAACCAGGCGGATGTTGTCTACTCCAACATCAGAGCTCATCCCTGCAGAGAAACTCAGGACGACTGGGAGGAGGTGGAATACTCTGCTGTCAGATATAACAAAGCCAGCAGTGCAGCAGG AACCAGACATCCAGAAGATGGGGAGTCATTTCAACTGTACAGTACAGTCCAAAAACGCTCAAAATGA
- the LOC115055970 gene encoding B-cell receptor CD22-like isoform X3, producing MSFGPNICFSRQRLEGEAHPPSQNLNTSCHSSTGGADMSSTAVASGLIVFVLSVVQGEWTVTYSATQICALKGSTVEINCIYRYPFWVKDQDNEVEQTFWFAKLQNNEPVDLRTDSEYSGRVQYDCGQNDCTLRITDLRESDSAEYKFRFTTNQPGGKYTGSPGVTLSVTGLEVRVKRQSSCLVHKCSESELTCHSSCPLPRPLSYVWYRNGHITTQESQSFKGYFYSKDVISCAVKNHEDSLSPSVCVYGETCKKVNCDRRSICAFKGSSVEISCTYNSHAPAIDTVWFTRPHEPLELEYSDRIEVLHTDRRSTLRIRDLTETDSAQYCFIFRTRYFEWGNSYAGTTLTVTDPDLQVQVVWTSAGPKLVCHSSCFLSGSWFFTWYKNKNVIGGQTSPCFSGPVDPEGSYSCSYEGHHSAPVYAPTVVSLTVSLSGVIMEGRSITLTCSSDANPAAKYRWYKEDQILVLKGPHLVLNNLRSSDSGQYHCTAENELGRRTSGNISINVEYPPKNISVSVSPSAEMVEGSSVNLSCSSDANPAANITWYKEGEDSPKASGQIFTITDLRPEHSGNYYCEVQNTRGRRRSALYLTFRISFWKSAASRTITAFLLVLIVLAVLLWIRRKKSFTQQHQPGERPELNEGPPAAEQQDDLHYSSISFSQNQADVVYSNIRAHPCRETQDDWEEVEYSAVRYNKASSAAGTRHPEDGESFQLYSTVQKRSK from the exons tggtCCAGGGTGAATGGACAGTGACTTACTCTGCTACTCAGATCTGTGCCCTCAAAGGATCCACAGTGGAAATAAACTGCATCTACAGATACCCATTCTGGGTAAAGGACCAAGACAATGAAGTTGAGCAAACATTCTGGTTCGCTAAACTGCAGAATAACGAACCTGTAGATCTGAGAACAGACTCTGAATATTCAGGTCGTGTTCAGTATGACTGTGGTCAGAACGACTGCACTCTGAGAATCACAGACCTGAGAGAGAGCGACTCAGCTGAGTACAAGTTCAGGTTCACCACAAACCAACCAGGAGGGAAATACACTGGATCACCTGGAGTCACTTTGTCTGTCACAG gtctTGAGGTGCGGGTGAAACGCCAATCATCATGCCTCGTTCATAAATGCTCAGAATCAGAGCTCACATGTCACAGCAGCTGTCCTCTACCCCGTCCTCTTTCCTACGTCTGGTACAGAAATGGACATATTACGACACAAGAAAGCCAATCTTTTAAAGGTTACTTTTATTCCAAAGATGTAATTTCCTGTGCTGTTAAAAACCACGAGGATTCCCTCTCTCCCTCGGTCT GTGTGTATGGTGAAACCTGCAAAAAAGTGAATTGCGACCGCAGGAGCATCTGTGCCTTTAAAGGCTCCTCAGTCGAAATCTCTTGCACCTACAACAGCCATGCACCTGCCATCGATACAGTCTGGTTCACTCGTCCACATGAGCCTCTTGAGTTGGAGTACTCAGATCGTATTGAGGTTCTTCATACAGACAGACGCTCCACTCTGAGGATCAGAGacctgacagagacagattcaGCCCAGTATTGCTTCATATTCAGAACAAGATACTTTGAATGGGGGAATAGTTACGCTGGTACAACTCTGACTGTCACAG ATCCAGACCTACAGGTCCAGGTGGTCTGGACTTCTGCTGGTCCAAAACTGGTTTgccacagcagctgctttctgtctgGCTCCTGGTTCTTCACCtggtacaaaaataaaaatgtaattggtGGACAAACATCTCCGTGTTTTAGTGGACCAGTGGATCCTGAAGGCAGTTACTCCTGTTCTTATGAAGGTCATCACTCTGCTCCAGTCT ATGCTCCAACGGTGGTCTCTTTGACGGTGAGTCTTTCTGGGGTCATCATGGAGGGACGTTCCATCACTCTGACCTGTAGCAGTGACGCTAACCCAGCAGCTAAATACAGGTGGTACAAGGAGGACCAAATACTGGTCTTGAAGGGACCACATCTTGTCTTGAACAACCTCCGGTCCTCTGACTCTGGACAGTATCACTGCACAGCTGAGAATGAGCTGGGGAGGAGGACGTCTGGAAACATCTCCATTAATGTGGAAT aTCCTCCAAAGAACATCTCTGTGTCAGTGAGTCCCTCTGCTGAGATGGTGGAGGGCAGTTCAGTGAATCTGAGCTGTAGCAGTGATGCTAACCCAGCAGCTAATATCACCTG GTACAAGGAGGGTGAAGACTCACCAAAAGCTTCAGGACAGATCTTCACCATCACTGACCTCAGACCTGAACACAGTGGGAATTATTACTGTGAGGTCCAGAACACAAGAGGACGTCGGCGCTCCGCCTTATATCTGACTTTTAGAATAT CTTTCTGGAAATCAGCAGCCAGTAGAACAATCACTGCTTTTCTCCTGGTTCTCATCGTCCTCGCTGTCCTCCTCTGGATCAG AAGAAAGAAGTCTTTCACACAACAGCATCAACCTGGAGAAAGACCTGAG CTGAACGAAGGtccaccagcagcagagcagcaggacgACCTTCACTACTCCAGCATCAGTTTCTCACAGAACCAGGCGGATGTTGTCTACTCCAACATCAGAGCTCATCCCTGCAGAGAAACTCAGGACGACTGGGAGGAGGTGGAATACTCTGCTGTCAGATATAACAAAGCCAGCAGTGCAGCAGG AACCAGACATCCAGAAGATGGGGAGTCATTTCAACTGTACAGTACAGTCCAAAAACGCTCAAAATGA
- the LOC115055970 gene encoding B-cell receptor CD22-like isoform X1, whose amino-acid sequence MSFGPNICFSRQRLEGEAHPPSQNLNTSCHSSTGGADMSSTAVASGLIVFVLSVVQGEWTVTYSATQICALKGSTVEINCIYRYPFWVKDQDNEVEQTFWFAKLQNNEPVDLRTDSEYSGRVQYDCGQNDCTLRITDLRESDSAEYKFRFTTNQPGGKYTGSPGVTLSVTGLEVRVKRQSSCLVHKCSESELTCHSSCPLPRPLSYVWYRNGHITTQESQSFKGYFYSKDVISCAVKNHEDSLSPSVCVYGETCKKVNCDRRSICAFKGSSVEISCTYNSHAPAIDTVWFTRPHEPLELEYSDRIEVLHTDRRSTLRIRDLTETDSAQYCFIFRTRYFEWGNSYAGTTLTVTDPDLQVQVVWTSAGPKLVCHSSCFLSGSWFFTWYKNKNVIGGQTSPCFSGPVDPEGSYSCSYEGHHSAPVYAPTVVSLTVSLSGVIMEGRSITLTCSSDANPAAKYRWYKEDQILVLKGPHLVLNNLRSSDSGQYHCTAENELGRRTSGNISINVEYPPKNISVSVSPSAEMVEGSSVNLSCSSDANPAANITWYKEDQILFQGAEGVYHFSSIRSEDGGIYHCRSKNQFGQKTSPALLLDVQYPPKNISVSVSPSAEMVEGSSVNLTCSSDANPAANITWYKEGEDSPKASGQIFTITDLRPEHSGNYYCEVQNTRGRRRSALYLTFRISFWKSAASRTITAFLLVLIVLAVLLWIRRKKSFTQQHQPGERPELNEGPPAAEQQDDLHYSSISFSQNQADVVYSNIRAHPCRETQDDWEEVEYSAVRYNKASSAAGTRHPEDGESFQLYSTVQKRSK is encoded by the exons tggtCCAGGGTGAATGGACAGTGACTTACTCTGCTACTCAGATCTGTGCCCTCAAAGGATCCACAGTGGAAATAAACTGCATCTACAGATACCCATTCTGGGTAAAGGACCAAGACAATGAAGTTGAGCAAACATTCTGGTTCGCTAAACTGCAGAATAACGAACCTGTAGATCTGAGAACAGACTCTGAATATTCAGGTCGTGTTCAGTATGACTGTGGTCAGAACGACTGCACTCTGAGAATCACAGACCTGAGAGAGAGCGACTCAGCTGAGTACAAGTTCAGGTTCACCACAAACCAACCAGGAGGGAAATACACTGGATCACCTGGAGTCACTTTGTCTGTCACAG gtctTGAGGTGCGGGTGAAACGCCAATCATCATGCCTCGTTCATAAATGCTCAGAATCAGAGCTCACATGTCACAGCAGCTGTCCTCTACCCCGTCCTCTTTCCTACGTCTGGTACAGAAATGGACATATTACGACACAAGAAAGCCAATCTTTTAAAGGTTACTTTTATTCCAAAGATGTAATTTCCTGTGCTGTTAAAAACCACGAGGATTCCCTCTCTCCCTCGGTCT GTGTGTATGGTGAAACCTGCAAAAAAGTGAATTGCGACCGCAGGAGCATCTGTGCCTTTAAAGGCTCCTCAGTCGAAATCTCTTGCACCTACAACAGCCATGCACCTGCCATCGATACAGTCTGGTTCACTCGTCCACATGAGCCTCTTGAGTTGGAGTACTCAGATCGTATTGAGGTTCTTCATACAGACAGACGCTCCACTCTGAGGATCAGAGacctgacagagacagattcaGCCCAGTATTGCTTCATATTCAGAACAAGATACTTTGAATGGGGGAATAGTTACGCTGGTACAACTCTGACTGTCACAG ATCCAGACCTACAGGTCCAGGTGGTCTGGACTTCTGCTGGTCCAAAACTGGTTTgccacagcagctgctttctgtctgGCTCCTGGTTCTTCACCtggtacaaaaataaaaatgtaattggtGGACAAACATCTCCGTGTTTTAGTGGACCAGTGGATCCTGAAGGCAGTTACTCCTGTTCTTATGAAGGTCATCACTCTGCTCCAGTCT ATGCTCCAACGGTGGTCTCTTTGACGGTGAGTCTTTCTGGGGTCATCATGGAGGGACGTTCCATCACTCTGACCTGTAGCAGTGACGCTAACCCAGCAGCTAAATACAGGTGGTACAAGGAGGACCAAATACTGGTCTTGAAGGGACCACATCTTGTCTTGAACAACCTCCGGTCCTCTGACTCTGGACAGTATCACTGCACAGCTGAGAATGAGCTGGGGAGGAGGACGTCTGGAAACATCTCCATTAATGTGGAAT aTCCTCCAAAGAACATCTCTGTGTCAGTGAGTCCCTCTGCTGAGATGGTGGAGGGCAGTTCAGTGAATCTGAGCTGTAGCAGTGATGCTAACCCAGCAGCTAATATCACCTGGTACAAGGAGGACCAAATACTGTTTCAAGGAGCAGAAGGAGTTTATCATTTCAGCTCCATCAGGTCTGAGGACGGCGGGATCTACCACTGCAGGTCTAAGAACCAGTTCGGACAGAAAACCTCTCCAGCTCTTCTATTAGATGTCCAGT ATCCTCCAAAGAACATCTCTGTGTCAGTGAGTCCCTCTGCTGAGATGGTGGAGGGCAGTTCAGTGAATCTGACCTGTAGCAGTGATGCTAACCCAGCAGCTAATATCACCTGGTACAAGGAGGGTGAAGACTCACCAAAAGCTTCAGGACAGATCTTCACCATCACTGACCTCAGACCTGAACACAGTGGGAATTATTACTGTGAGGTCCAGAACACAAGAGGACGTCGGCGCTCCGCCTTATATCTGACTTTTAGAATAT CTTTCTGGAAATCAGCAGCCAGTAGAACAATCACTGCTTTTCTCCTGGTTCTCATCGTCCTCGCTGTCCTCCTCTGGATCAG AAGAAAGAAGTCTTTCACACAACAGCATCAACCTGGAGAAAGACCTGAG CTGAACGAAGGtccaccagcagcagagcagcaggacgACCTTCACTACTCCAGCATCAGTTTCTCACAGAACCAGGCGGATGTTGTCTACTCCAACATCAGAGCTCATCCCTGCAGAGAAACTCAGGACGACTGGGAGGAGGTGGAATACTCTGCTGTCAGATATAACAAAGCCAGCAGTGCAGCAGG AACCAGACATCCAGAAGATGGGGAGTCATTTCAACTGTACAGTACAGTCCAAAAACGCTCAAAATGA